The following coding sequences lie in one Bacteroidota bacterium genomic window:
- a CDS encoding acyl-CoA dehydrogenase family protein, whose translation MSEIPKLRGGEFLIRKVDFEDIFIPEEFDEQTQMIAQTCQDFLETEIFPNLDRIDSQEEGLMASLLKKAGELGLLGLAVPEEYGGFEQPFLTVMRANEVLGAAHSYSVAIMAHTGIGTLPILYYGNDEQRAKYIPALAAGDLMAAYCLTEPGAGSDANSGRTKAVPSADGSHYILNGQKMWITNGGFADVQTVFAKVENDRVLSAFIVERKWDGVSMNPEEKKMGIKGSSTRQIFYNDVKVPAENMLGKRGEGFRIALNILHLGRIKLGATVVGGAKRAILHSVNYANERKQFGKAIAEFGAIKHKLAQQVVRTFATESAIYRASKDIQDNIAKMKAEGKPYGLANIEGVADYAIECALLKVFGSEALDYVVDEAVQIYGGMGFSSETPVDRAYRDSRINRIFEGTNEINRLLAVDTLLKKGMKNEFNLFEHARKACETRNQAESFEGKGYFEAKEAVVENLKKATLMMIPGISEAFGRKLADEEEILMNLSDMLMQIYGLESTLLRVKKLEHLKGEEYAAVYRDILDVLTHEVASIVQKSGKDALVAFLPAESVDDYMLALNNLCRTPYANVKDSRRRIADRLIEENRYCF comes from the coding sequence ATGAGCGAGATTCCAAAACTTAGAGGCGGCGAATTTCTGATTCGCAAAGTTGATTTTGAAGATATTTTCATCCCTGAAGAGTTTGATGAGCAAACGCAGATGATTGCCCAGACCTGCCAGGATTTTTTGGAAACGGAGATTTTTCCGAACCTCGACAGGATTGATAGTCAGGAAGAAGGCCTGATGGCTTCGTTGCTCAAGAAAGCCGGTGAACTGGGTTTGCTTGGTTTGGCCGTGCCGGAAGAATATGGTGGTTTTGAGCAGCCTTTTCTCACCGTGATGCGGGCCAACGAGGTGCTTGGCGCTGCGCACTCCTATTCGGTGGCCATTATGGCGCATACCGGAATTGGTACTTTACCCATCCTATACTACGGCAACGATGAGCAACGCGCAAAATATATCCCAGCCCTTGCTGCGGGCGATCTGATGGCAGCATACTGCCTTACGGAGCCGGGAGCAGGTTCGGATGCCAATTCTGGACGCACAAAGGCAGTGCCTTCAGCCGACGGCAGCCATTACATCCTCAACGGACAAAAGATGTGGATCACCAATGGTGGTTTTGCGGATGTGCAGACTGTTTTTGCCAAAGTGGAGAACGACCGCGTGCTGAGTGCTTTCATCGTGGAGCGCAAATGGGATGGCGTCAGCATGAATCCCGAAGAAAAAAAGATGGGTATCAAAGGCTCGTCCACCCGCCAGATCTTTTATAACGACGTGAAGGTGCCTGCCGAAAATATGCTCGGCAAACGCGGTGAAGGATTCCGCATTGCACTGAATATCCTTCATCTTGGCAGGATCAAGCTGGGCGCAACAGTGGTTGGCGGAGCCAAACGTGCCATCTTGCACTCGGTGAATTATGCCAACGAACGCAAACAATTCGGAAAAGCAATAGCCGAGTTTGGTGCCATCAAGCACAAGCTGGCACAACAGGTTGTCCGCACATTTGCCACCGAATCAGCCATTTATCGTGCCAGCAAGGACATTCAGGATAACATCGCCAAAATGAAAGCCGAGGGCAAACCCTACGGTCTGGCCAATATAGAAGGCGTGGCCGACTACGCCATCGAATGTGCGTTGTTGAAAGTCTTCGGATCGGAAGCCCTTGATTATGTGGTTGATGAGGCCGTTCAGATTTATGGTGGGATGGGCTTCTCGTCGGAAACACCGGTGGACAGGGCCTACCGCGACTCGCGCATCAACAGGATTTTCGAAGGCACCAACGAAATCAACCGTTTGCTGGCCGTAGATACACTGCTTAAGAAAGGCATGAAAAACGAATTCAACCTGTTCGAGCATGCCCGCAAGGCCTGCGAAACAAGAAACCAGGCTGAAAGTTTTGAAGGCAAGGGTTATTTTGAAGCCAAAGAAGCCGTGGTCGAAAACCTGAAAAAAGCCACGCTGATGATGATCCCCGGAATCTCCGAGGCGTTCGGCCGCAAGCTTGCCGACGAAGAGGAAATCCTGATGAACTTGTCGGACATGCTGATGCAGATATACGGTCTTGAGTCCACCCTGCTCAGGGTGAAGAAACTCGAGCACCTCAAAGGCGAAGAATATGCCGCAGTTTACAGGGATATTCTGGACGTGTTGACACACGAAGTTGCTTCGATCGTACAGAAATCAGGAAAAGATGCCCTGGTTGCTTTCCTGCCTGCTGAATCTGTTGATGATTATATGCTGGCCCTCAACAATCTTTGCCGCACCCCCTACGCCAATGTTAAGGACAGCCGCAGGCGAATAGCCGACAGGCTCATCGAGGAAAACCGGTATTGCTTCTGA
- the gyrA gene encoding DNA gyrase subunit A, translating to MEEVFEGEKIIRVNIENQMKSAYIDYSMSVIVSRALPDVRDGLKPVHRRVLFGMLELGVLSNRPYKKSARIVGEVLGKYHPHGDSSVYDAMVRMAQEWSLRYPLVDGQGNFGSIDGDNPAAMRYTEARLRKIAEEMLADIDKETVDFQLNFDDTLQEPTVLPSLIPNLLVNGASGIAVGMATNMPPHNLTEVIDGIVAYIDKRDITIPELMQYIKAPDFPTGGIIYGYEGVREAFETGRGRIVMRGEATIEEHGGRDWIVVTSIPYMVNKAEMIKKTADLINEKKIDGIVDIRDESDRQGMRIVYELRKDAVSNVVLNKLYQMTPLQTAFSVNNVALVGGRPKTLNLKDLIVHFVEHRHDVVVRRTRFELAEAEKRAHILEGLIIALDNLDAVIELIRRSPNPETARNGLMENFNLSEIQAKAILDMRLQRLTGLEIQKIREEYTEVMNMIARYREILASEALQYEIIRNEMLEIRSKYGDERRTTIVHAAEDFRIEDIIADESVVVTISHLGYIKRTPLAEYRKQSRGGKGAKGSEAREEDFIEHLFVATNHNYMLFFTEKGKCFWLRVFEIPEGTKTSKGRAIQNLINIEPDDKVKAYINVKDLKDQEYIDNNFIILCTRKGVIKKTSLEAYSRPRQSGINAITVREGDELLEARLTNGNNEVMMALESGRAIRFNESTVRPMGRNASGVRGISLSDESDRVVGMICVENADADILVVSEKGYGKRSKLEEYRTTNRGGKGVKTINITEKTGKLIAILDVTDKDDLMIINKSGILIRIGVDTLRVMGRATQGVRLINLKAGDEIAAVAKATVDEEENPDEVNPETAELDLIEDTDNQTDN from the coding sequence ATGGAAGAAGTGTTCGAAGGAGAAAAAATCATCAGGGTAAACATTGAGAACCAGATGAAATCTGCCTACATCGATTATTCGATGTCGGTCATCGTTTCGCGTGCCTTACCCGATGTGCGCGATGGTCTGAAACCTGTACACCGCCGTGTGCTTTTTGGCATGCTTGAGCTTGGCGTGCTGAGCAACAGGCCCTATAAAAAGTCTGCAAGAATTGTCGGGGAAGTTTTGGGTAAATATCATCCCCATGGCGACTCCTCAGTTTATGATGCCATGGTGCGTATGGCACAGGAATGGTCGCTACGCTACCCACTGGTAGATGGTCAGGGTAACTTTGGCTCTATCGACGGCGACAACCCTGCGGCCATGCGTTACACCGAAGCCCGGCTGCGCAAGATAGCCGAGGAAATGCTCGCCGATATTGATAAGGAAACAGTTGATTTTCAACTAAACTTCGACGATACCCTCCAGGAACCCACCGTTTTACCTTCGCTCATTCCCAACTTGCTGGTCAATGGCGCCAGTGGGATTGCAGTAGGTATGGCCACCAATATGCCCCCGCACAACCTTACCGAAGTGATTGATGGCATAGTGGCCTACATCGATAAGCGCGATATCACAATTCCGGAGCTGATGCAATACATCAAGGCACCCGATTTCCCGACAGGTGGCATCATTTACGGATACGAGGGAGTGCGCGAAGCTTTCGAAACCGGACGCGGACGTATCGTCATGCGGGGCGAGGCCACCATCGAAGAACATGGCGGGCGCGACTGGATCGTGGTCACCTCTATTCCTTACATGGTGAATAAGGCGGAGATGATCAAAAAGACCGCCGACCTCATCAACGAGAAAAAGATTGACGGCATCGTAGATATCCGCGACGAATCCGACAGGCAGGGCATGCGCATTGTGTACGAACTGCGCAAAGACGCCGTTTCGAACGTAGTGCTCAACAAGCTCTATCAGATGACCCCGCTGCAGACAGCCTTCAGCGTGAACAACGTGGCATTGGTTGGGGGCAGACCTAAAACATTGAACCTCAAAGACCTCATTGTCCACTTTGTAGAGCACAGGCATGATGTGGTGGTGCGTCGCACAAGGTTTGAGCTTGCCGAAGCCGAAAAACGTGCACATATCCTCGAAGGTCTGATCATTGCGCTCGATAATCTGGATGCAGTGATTGAACTCATCCGGCGCTCGCCAAATCCTGAAACTGCCCGCAACGGCCTGATGGAAAACTTCAACCTGTCGGAGATTCAGGCCAAAGCCATTCTCGATATGCGACTGCAGCGCCTCACGGGTCTGGAAATCCAGAAGATCAGGGAGGAATACACGGAGGTCATGAACATGATCGCCCGCTATCGCGAAATCCTCGCCAGCGAAGCGCTTCAGTATGAGATCATTCGCAACGAGATGCTCGAAATCAGGTCGAAATATGGCGACGAAAGGCGGACGACCATTGTGCACGCTGCCGAAGACTTCCGCATCGAAGACATCATTGCGGACGAATCTGTGGTGGTTACCATAAGTCACCTGGGATACATCAAACGCACACCCCTTGCGGAATATCGCAAGCAGAGCAGGGGAGGGAAGGGAGCCAAAGGTTCGGAAGCCAGAGAAGAAGACTTTATCGAACATCTCTTTGTGGCCACCAACCACAATTACATGCTTTTCTTCACCGAAAAAGGCAAGTGCTTCTGGCTCAGGGTATTCGAAATACCCGAAGGCACTAAAACCAGCAAAGGCAGAGCTATTCAGAACCTGATCAATATTGAACCCGACGATAAGGTGAAAGCCTATATCAACGTCAAAGACCTTAAGGATCAGGAATATATTGACAACAACTTCATTATTCTCTGCACACGCAAGGGCGTCATCAAAAAAACCAGCCTGGAAGCTTATTCCCGCCCAAGACAATCCGGCATCAATGCCATCACCGTGCGCGAAGGCGACGAACTCCTGGAAGCGCGCCTGACCAATGGCAACAATGAAGTGATGATGGCACTGGAATCGGGCAGGGCAATCCGCTTCAACGAAAGCACCGTCCGTCCGATGGGCCGCAATGCCTCCGGTGTGCGCGGCATCAGTCTGAGTGATGAATCGGATAGGGTAGTGGGTATGATATGCGTCGAAAACGCCGATGCCGACATCCTGGTAGTTTCAGAAAAAGGCTACGGTAAACGCTCGAAGCTCGAGGAATACCGCACAACAAACCGCGGTGGCAAAGGCGTTAAAACCATAAATATCACCGAAAAAACAGGCAAACTCATCGCAATTCTCGATGTGACCGACAAAGATGACCTCATGATCATCAACAAGTCGGGTATCCTTATCAGAATAGGTGTGGATACCTTGCGTGTGATGGGTCGTGCCACACAAGGTGTACGCCTGATCAATCTCAAAGCCGGTGATGAAATTGCCGCTGTGGCAAAGGCAACAGTTGATGAAGAGGAGAACCCTGATGAGGTTAACCCCGAAACAGCTGAGCTCGATTTGATTGAAGATACAGATAATCAGACAGATAATTAG
- a CDS encoding ATP-dependent Clp protease ATP-binding subunit, which translates to MDAKFSPQVKDILSFSHEEAVRLGNSYIGIEHLFLGIVREGDSKALQVLKYLGVDIQSFKKKIEISIRGEDVQNAPNSNIPLMKQAERALRYTYIAAKELKSDIIHPEHLLLAILRDKNNIVSQRLDEQGVDYEAFRNELLLMISGTEAQRQQPKAEYNDPSEEDEDIRPAGGQQKRQADSKSKTPVLDNFGRDLTKAAEEGRLDPIVGRERELERVAQVLSRRKKNNPILIGEPGVGKSAIAEGLALRIVQRKVSRALFNKRIIMLDLASLVAGTKYRGQFEERMKAVLNELEKNPDVILFIDEIHTIVGAGNASGSLDASNMFKPALARGELQCIGATTLDEYRQYIEKDGALERRFQKIMVDPTSPEETIEILNNIKEKYEDHHLVKYTPEAIEACVKLTNRYISDRYLPDKAIDALDEAGARVHINNINVPAEIIALENEIEETRQKKNKAIQIQKFEEAAMFRDKERKLTDELERAKRKWEEDSKIHRVTVTEENVAEVVAMMTGIPVQRIAQNESDRLLSMETELEGAVIGQNEAIRKVVKAIRRNRAGLKDPNKPIGTFIFLGPTGVGKTYLAKVLAKYLFDSEDALVRIDMSEYMEKFAVSRLVGAPPGYVGYEEGGQLTEKVRRKPYSIVLLDEIEKAHPDVFHLLLQVLDDGVLTDSLGRRVDFKNTIVIMTSNIGSRQLKDFGQGVGFSTTARKSSKTAYAQGVIETALRRAFAPEFLNRIDDVIVFESLEREDIHKIIDIELNHLYRRVSEMGYTLKLTGKAKDFIVEKGWDEQFGARPLKRAIQKYVEDPLAEEIIRTKLVRGDVLLLDYNAEKQEMFITVEKPEAVVKAEEAELN; encoded by the coding sequence ATGGATGCAAAATTTTCACCACAGGTGAAAGACATACTGAGTTTCAGCCATGAAGAGGCAGTACGCCTAGGCAACAGCTACATTGGCATCGAACATCTTTTCCTTGGTATTGTGCGCGAAGGCGACAGCAAGGCGCTTCAGGTGCTCAAATACCTTGGTGTTGATATTCAGAGCTTTAAAAAGAAAATTGAGATATCAATACGGGGTGAGGATGTCCAGAATGCGCCCAACTCCAACATTCCCCTGATGAAACAGGCCGAACGGGCACTTCGGTACACCTATATCGCTGCCAAAGAACTGAAAAGCGACATCATTCATCCGGAGCACCTGCTGCTGGCCATCCTGCGCGACAAAAATAATATCGTGAGCCAGCGGCTCGATGAGCAAGGTGTTGATTATGAAGCTTTTCGTAACGAGCTTCTGCTGATGATCTCAGGAACCGAAGCGCAAAGGCAGCAGCCCAAAGCTGAATACAACGACCCCTCGGAAGAAGATGAGGATATTCGTCCGGCCGGTGGACAACAAAAACGTCAGGCCGACAGCAAATCGAAAACACCTGTGCTCGACAATTTTGGTCGCGACCTGACCAAAGCGGCCGAAGAAGGCAGGCTTGATCCGATTGTAGGACGCGAACGCGAGCTCGAACGCGTGGCTCAGGTGCTCAGCAGACGCAAAAAGAACAACCCGATTCTTATAGGTGAGCCAGGTGTTGGTAAATCGGCCATTGCCGAAGGACTGGCACTGCGCATCGTGCAACGGAAAGTGTCGCGGGCACTGTTCAACAAGCGGATTATCATGCTCGACCTTGCTTCGCTGGTTGCTGGTACCAAGTACCGCGGACAGTTTGAGGAGCGCATGAAAGCTGTGCTCAACGAGTTGGAAAAGAATCCCGACGTCATTTTGTTTATTGACGAAATACACACCATTGTTGGCGCGGGCAACGCCAGCGGCTCGCTCGACGCTTCCAATATGTTCAAACCTGCATTGGCAAGGGGCGAACTGCAATGCATCGGCGCCACCACCCTCGATGAATACAGGCAATATATCGAAAAGGACGGTGCCCTTGAGCGCAGGTTCCAGAAGATCATGGTTGATCCTACCTCACCGGAGGAAACCATCGAGATTCTCAACAACATCAAGGAAAAATATGAGGATCATCACCTTGTAAAATATACCCCGGAGGCCATTGAAGCCTGCGTGAAACTTACCAACAGGTACATTTCGGACCGTTACCTTCCTGATAAGGCCATCGACGCTCTCGACGAAGCAGGCGCACGTGTTCATATCAATAATATTAATGTGCCTGCAGAGATCATTGCTTTGGAAAACGAGATCGAGGAAACCAGGCAGAAAAAGAACAAAGCCATTCAGATTCAGAAGTTTGAAGAGGCTGCCATGTTCCGCGACAAGGAGCGCAAACTTACCGACGAGCTGGAGCGCGCCAAACGGAAATGGGAAGAGGATTCCAAGATTCACCGTGTTACCGTGACCGAAGAAAATGTGGCTGAGGTGGTTGCCATGATGACCGGAATCCCCGTTCAGCGAATTGCCCAAAACGAGAGCGACCGCCTGCTGTCAATGGAAACAGAACTCGAGGGTGCAGTCATCGGTCAGAATGAAGCCATCCGGAAAGTGGTTAAAGCTATCCGGCGCAACCGGGCTGGTCTCAAAGATCCTAACAAGCCCATTGGCACCTTTATTTTCCTAGGTCCGACCGGTGTGGGCAAAACCTATCTTGCCAAAGTGCTCGCCAAATATCTGTTCGACAGCGAGGATGCCCTGGTACGCATCGACATGAGCGAGTATATGGAAAAGTTTGCTGTGTCGCGCCTGGTGGGAGCGCCTCCCGGTTATGTGGGCTACGAAGAGGGCGGCCAGCTCACCGAGAAAGTAAGGCGCAAGCCCTACTCCATTGTGCTGCTCGACGAAATCGAAAAAGCCCATCCCGATGTGTTCCATCTCCTGCTACAGGTGCTGGACGACGGTGTGCTCACCGACAGCCTTGGCAGGCGGGTGGACTTCAAAAACACCATTGTGATCATGACCTCCAACATTGGATCGCGTCAGTTGAAGGACTTTGGTCAGGGGGTTGGATTCAGCACCACTGCCCGCAAAAGCAGCAAAACTGCTTATGCCCAGGGAGTTATCGAAACTGCCCTACGCCGGGCATTTGCACCTGAATTCCTTAACCGCATCGATGATGTGATTGTATTTGAATCGCTCGAGCGTGAAGACATTCACAAAATCATTGACATTGAGCTGAATCATCTTTACCGCCGTGTGTCGGAGATGGGTTATACACTCAAACTGACCGGGAAGGCAAAGGACTTCATCGTGGAAAAAGGTTGGGACGAGCAATTTGGTGCCCGTCCGCTCAAGCGTGCCATCCAGAAATATGTCGAAGATCCGCTGGCGGAGGAAATCATCCGAACCAAACTTGTCAGGGGCGATGTTTTGCTGCTGGATTACAATGCCGAGAAGCAGGAAATGTTTATCACTGTCGAGAAGCCCGAAGCGGTTGTGAAAGCCGAAGAAGCCGAGCTGAACTAG